A window of Acidobacteriota bacterium genomic DNA:
GAATAGGCGCCTCCAAGGAGGCCGGCGATGATCAGCCCCCGATCCTCACCCCACCACATCTGTAACAGGTAGCTCACGTAGGAGATAGCCGAAACCGCCACCACGACGAGCCAGATATTGAACGGATTGATCTCAAACGGGGTGAATTCCTCGTTCGGGACGACCGGCAGGATGACCGCGGTCAGGAGGAGAAATCGCAGAAGGGTGCGCATCTCGTGCCGCGGGAGGGCGGTTGCCAGACCTTCGAGGAACCGTTTCTCGTGCAGCAAGATGACCGCGACCACTCCGGTGGCTATTGCGATCCAGTACAAGCCCATGGCGGCGCAGCCACCGATGGAGTAGGTGAGCAGGGCGGCCGTCTCGGTGGTGATACCGGCCTCTCCCTCCTTCAAGGAGTACCAATGCGACATGCCGACCAAGCCGCCCATCACCACCAGTCCGAGGGAGAAGGGAAGTGTGGTCGTCGGAAAGGCCACGACCAGCAGAAAACCGACGAGGCCAATGATCGGAAAGGTGCGAACGCCGCCGATCCCGTCCGGTTCATGCTCCTCGCGCTCGAAACCGATCAGCAGGGAAAGGCCGAGCGTGAGGACGAAACCGAAGAACTCGGGCGGAAGATGGGAGAAGAAGGCGTCCACCAAGCCATTTTAGCGTTTGTGAGCACCTAGCGTCGAAAAACTGGGAAGGTAATCATCAATTCGGCAGATTCTGGATGTTGGATACTGGATGCTGGATCCGCCCGCCCACCCCTGGACATTCACGGGAGAGGATTGAAGTTTTTGTTGCATCCAGCATCCAGCATCCAGCATCTATCTAGCATCTAGCATCCAGCATCTATCTAGCATCTAGCATCTAGCATCGAGGTTCGAGGATCAATCGTCCTCAACCAGCTGATCGAGGAGATCCGGGTCTGCTGCCCGCGGCACGGTGACGTGCCCCCGGCCTGCGTTGGCGCGATTCCAGGTA
This region includes:
- a CDS encoding DUF4010 domain-containing protein, with the protein product MDAFFSHLPPEFFGFVLTLGLSLLIGFEREEHEPDGIGGVRTFPIIGLVGFLLVVAFPTTTLPFSLGLVVMGGLVGMSHWYSLKEGEAGITTETAALLTYSIGGCAAMGLYWIAIATGVVAVILLHEKRFLEGLATALPRHEMRTLLRFLLLTAVILPVVPNEEFTPFEINPFNIWLVVVAVSAISYVSYLLQMWWGEDRGLIIAGLLGGAYSSTVTTVVLARQSKTREPCSVAYAGAILSATGMMYIRLWILLLLFAATLASQLTALFWGLGIAAIVIGILLTHFTGMAKDCSFDPSADRRDRNPLELTSAFTFAAIFLVILIATKVVTHRFGDTGVLVMAAVMGAADVDPFILGLTQTVGSTLSIETAALAVVIAAAVNNLMKGIYAVIFGSKRTGGLSLALLGGLGVISLIAFWIL